The sequence below is a genomic window from Nitrosomonas sp..
CGGGCCGGGATGAGTTTTTCATGCGAAATACCAGCTGTTCTGGCTCGACTTTCAAAGGATTGAATTTGTCTTGCCAGAAAATCCTGTAGTTCAGCAAGATTGGCTACTTGTTGTGACGTGCGCAGTTGCGGTATCAAATTAAATAAGGGATTTGCGGCCGTAATAAGTGGATTCAAACCACTGAGCGATAAATCAGATTCTGCGAGGGACTCGAGATTCTGGAATTCGAATTGGTCATTATGATTGTTTTCCGGAAATGGAATCCTTCCGCCCGGCGTGGGTATCGTAATGGTTCTATCCGAATTCGACAGTGAGAATGGATCGTCTTGACTCATAACTGACAGTTCAATTTAAACAAGGAAAAATTTATTTTAATCTCTAAACATTTCTAATTCTTGATTGCCCAGAGTTCCAATTCAAGGCCAGGGAAGTCGCCAGCAACGCGAATTGCCAATCTGCCTGTTCGTTCCAGCTGTTTCCAGATATCATTGGCCTTGTCCAGCTCGTAGTAAATAAAATCGGTATATGTGGGGAGCTGCCGTGGTTTGACGCTTAATGCGTTGAGCGGAATGCCTGGCAAAGCATAATTGACCAGTTCACTAATATTTTCCCCTGTACCGATGGTTGTTTGATCTGGAAAATGCAGTTGCATAGTTTTAGTCGGCAGTTGAGCGTGTACCGCAAGAACAAAGCTGGCCGATTCAAGTAAACTTTTATCTTTAATATCAGCAACCCGTATACCATATTGACGTTCCTCTAATGGAATGGAAACTGCATTCTTTTCAATCACCATATTCAAGGAATCGGACAGATCGTCCATGAGCTGTTTAAAACATGTATAAAGCGCGTCATGTTGATAGGTTTCGAACATTGCGGGGCGCCGGTTTTTTTTGCTAAAGGCAGCAAGATCACCTGCAAGATTCAAACAGGTGCTGTAGAAACGTTCAGGATGTAATAAATTATGCTCGGCATAATGTTTGAACAAGGGTTCATACCGATTAATGGTTTGCAAAAAGAGAAAATCGGCAATTTCTGCAACACCACCCCGCCCGGGGGTACTGATATGATCAGTTAACGCATCGCCGCGCTGATGGAGTAACCCATTAAGATCCTTAAGATATTCTGACAGAATGAGACTGGCGCTAACCCGCAAAATAGGCGGAATATATTCTTTTTTCAGTACTAACTGATTATCTGCCCGCCGTTCGGTGACATGTGCTATGCCCAAAGTTGTATAGGCATCGGTCAAATTGCTTTTGCGCATCAGTTTTAATTGCAGTTGCCCTATTTGCACTGTTGCATTCTGGTTAGATTGTATTGTTGAATCCCTAATGTCGGCTTCTTCAATAGTATAGCGCGCAAGACTTTCATTCTTCTGAATATTAGTATCATATTCCTTTGATCCGTTCCTTTGAATGGGAAGCGCCAAAACAATGACTTCTTCCCGGTCTTCGGGATTTATTTCCAGTGCTAAAGGGGAGACATCTTGCTGTGGAAAGTCGAAAGGCGTTCCGTCTGGAAAAATTCCGCTTGCTGAATTCAACTGAATTTTACCCTCAGACAAAGCGGCTGAACTCAATTCGATGTGACTAAAGCCCCAGAAATATCCGGTTAATGGTCTGATTCTGTTTTCCAGAAGCTTTTCAAAATAGCGGTCTTGTTGTTGAAAATGCTGAGGTTGTAGAAACATTCCTTCAGACCATACAACTTTATTGTGCCAGGTCATGCCAATTCTCCCTAAGAATCCATATTTAGCGCGGAATACCTGATGATTTATTCAATGACTTCGTAAAGTGTTCCAGGCTCAGGCTTTGGTGTCCACATACTGCAAAAGAAACCGCACGGTTCTTTCGCACCAATCAAAATTTGATTATCTTTTAAAAATATATAAATTTCCGGCTCTTTTTCATTCACAGGAACAGCAGTAAATGCTTTCCATTGCGCATTTTCCAGATCTCTAAAGGCGGCAACGACACCGACATACCGGGTGTCCAGATTAAGTGGTCTGTTGAATTTCTGGCGCATTCCCGGTATTAGCCTGAGCTCTTCGCTAAAGAGAAGCTCATTGCCCAGCGCTGATTGGTAATCGTTAAAAATCGATAAAAAATCGGTTGAATTAAAAGCAGCCAGCGAAGTGAGTTCATATAACCGGACTACGACTGGCCTTGCTTCGGGAATACTGGTATCGGTAAGAATAGAATTTACGTCATCTTGCACATTTAATGAAATTTGGGCAATAGGCGGTTTGGGGGTGCTTGAACAGCCTGTAAGAGAAAGCAGAAATAAAAAAAGCAATAGTGTACAGATAGGCAAAACGAGCGGTTTCATTGGATTGTTTAGTTTCCTTCAGTTATCACTAATCGAGTACTGCTGTGCAAGGATAAACCAAGTAGTTGACAAACGCTGTGAGATTTCCCACTGCACGTCAAAATTTACCGTATTTAAAATACAACAAAATGCAATTAAATACTCTACAGACATTAATAATCTAAAATAAAAAAATGTAGACATTATGTTGAATTTAGCGTATCTATATTTTTGTTGCAAAATATTTTTGCTGTCAGGGGCACACTCTCAATATAAAAGCAGTCGTTTTAACTAACCCCACATGTCCGGTTATAAATTTAAGATTTAGAATGAATTTAGATGAATTGCTAAAACCGATATCGGATGATCAACCTTGCGGTTCTAGTCTTGAGGTTGATCCAGAGTTCTTATCTCTAGAAAATGATATCCAGGGAGAGCCGGAGCGATATATTGGCGGTATCGCCGCCAAAGAACCCAAATGGAATGAAATTAAATCACGTGCTGAAGTTTTATTGTTACGCACAAAAGATTTGAATGTGGCTATCTGGTTTGCTCGTGCCAGTACACATTGTGATGGTATAGGTGGTCTATTGACAGGTTTGACTGTAATCCAAAACTACCTGACGCAATATTGGGATTGCGTTCATCCGTGCCTCGATCCGGAAGATAAGAATGATCCAGCGCAACGTCTTAATATTCTATCTCAAATTGGAAGTTATGAGATATTTGTGCGTGATCTGCATTGCGTCAGACTTGCCTTTAAAAACATACAATTAACAATAAGAGATATTCTTGTAGTAGAAGGAAAGGTCAATGTTTTGAAGGATCAGCCTGAATATACCAAGACACAGGTGGAAGGGATCTTCCATGATCCCGATAATGCGCCGGTCATTCAAGAGTTGCATAAACAAATAATTGATACATTGACCTTATTAAAGGATTTGAAGAAAACACTCAGCCAAAAGCTTGATGATATTAGCTTGCTGCCCGGTTTTGATCATTTGGAAGCTGTCTTGATCAATATTCAGCGATTATGCACAGTATCAACATCAAATGGTGACGAGGAAATTGCGGTTTCAACGAATACTGACAACACTGCAACCCTGTCTTCTTCTAAAAGCAATAATGCTGAGGTTAGTGAAATTCGCAACAGAGAAGATATTGTTCGGGTGCTTGAAAAGGTCTGCAGATACATTGAACGAACAGAACCAACCAATCCTGCGGCGTTGATTATACGGTTTGCACAAACACTGATGACTAAAAATTTTGTCGAAATCATGGAAATGCTTCCGCCCGAGGATTTGAAAATTTTCAAAAGAATTTTGGATTCAAAAGCCAAAAAATAAAGTGAAAATTGCACATCAGTTTGTGCTAAAAATCACATCGCTGGAAATCAAAAATATCGAAAATAATACATAGTGTTGTTTTGGCAGATCAGGCGTTATTTTCATGATTTTTGCAATTTAGCGGTGTAAATTAAAACAATTTCAGCAAGGGAGGTAAAAATGGCGGAAAGCAGTCAGAAATTTATCGCACGTAACCGCGCACCGCGCGTACAGATTGAATATGATGTAGAACTGTATGGAGCCGAAAAGAAAATACAGCTGCCATTTGTGATGGGCGTTATGGCCGATTTAACGGGAAAGCCTGTAGAGGAACTGCCGGATGTCAATGACCGGGACTTTCTTGAGATCGATGTGGATAATTTTAATGATCGCCTTAAGGCTATGAAACCGCGGGTTGCCTTTTCAGTGCCAAATATTTTAAATGATGAGGGCGGAAATATCAGCATTGATATTACCTTTGAGGATATGGATGATTTTTCTCCTGCCAAAGTCGCCGCAAAAGTGGATGGTGTGAGAGAGTTATTACAAACCAGAAAAGAACTGTCAAATTTGATTACCTATATGGATGGTAAAAGCGGCGCAGAGAAATGGGTTGGCGACCTTTTGAATAATGAGGAATTGCTTAAGTCATTGGTTGAAGCGCCAAAACCTTCAAGCGAAACACCCGAAACATCTGGTGATGAATCCAGCAGTTAACCCGTATCAGGAGAGTAAATC
It includes:
- the tssK gene encoding type VI secretion system baseplate subunit TssK; amino-acid sequence: MTWHNKVVWSEGMFLQPQHFQQQDRYFEKLLENRIRPLTGYFWGFSHIELSSAALSEGKIQLNSASGIFPDGTPFDFPQQDVSPLALEINPEDREEVIVLALPIQRNGSKEYDTNIQKNESLARYTIEEADIRDSTIQSNQNATVQIGQLQLKLMRKSNLTDAYTTLGIAHVTERRADNQLVLKKEYIPPILRVSASLILSEYLKDLNGLLHQRGDALTDHISTPGRGGVAEIADFLFLQTINRYEPLFKHYAEHNLLHPERFYSTCLNLAGDLAAFSKKNRRPAMFETYQHDALYTCFKQLMDDLSDSLNMVIEKNAVSIPLEERQYGIRVADIKDKSLLESASFVLAVHAQLPTKTMQLHFPDQTTIGTGENISELVNYALPGIPLNALSVKPRQLPTYTDFIYYELDKANDIWKQLERTGRLAIRVAGDFPGLELELWAIKN
- the tssB gene encoding type VI secretion system contractile sheath small subunit, with translation MAESSQKFIARNRAPRVQIEYDVELYGAEKKIQLPFVMGVMADLTGKPVEELPDVNDRDFLEIDVDNFNDRLKAMKPRVAFSVPNILNDEGGNISIDITFEDMDDFSPAKVAAKVDGVRELLQTRKELSNLITYMDGKSGAEKWVGDLLNNEELLKSLVEAPKPSSETPETSGDESSS
- the tssA gene encoding type VI secretion system protein TssA; translated protein: MNLDELLKPISDDQPCGSSLEVDPEFLSLENDIQGEPERYIGGIAAKEPKWNEIKSRAEVLLLRTKDLNVAIWFARASTHCDGIGGLLTGLTVIQNYLTQYWDCVHPCLDPEDKNDPAQRLNILSQIGSYEIFVRDLHCVRLAFKNIQLTIRDILVVEGKVNVLKDQPEYTKTQVEGIFHDPDNAPVIQELHKQIIDTLTLLKDLKKTLSQKLDDISLLPGFDHLEAVLINIQRLCTVSTSNGDEEIAVSTNTDNTATLSSSKSNNAEVSEIRNREDIVRVLEKVCRYIERTEPTNPAALIIRFAQTLMTKNFVEIMEMLPPEDLKIFKRILDSKAKK
- the tssJ gene encoding type VI secretion system lipoprotein TssJ, whose amino-acid sequence is MKPLVLPICTLLLFLFLLSLTGCSSTPKPPIAQISLNVQDDVNSILTDTSIPEARPVVVRLYELTSLAAFNSTDFLSIFNDYQSALGNELLFSEELRLIPGMRQKFNRPLNLDTRYVGVVAAFRDLENAQWKAFTAVPVNEKEPEIYIFLKDNQILIGAKEPCGFFCSMWTPKPEPGTLYEVIE